GTGGCGAGTGAAGAGGACACATTCCTAAAAAGGAGAGGGTTGAATATGGCAAATGTAGTGAACACCGTTCGTGGGCCGATTGTGGCGGAGGAATTGGGCAAAACCTTGATCCATGAGCATTTTGTCTTCGGTTATCCCGGATTTGACGGCGATGTGACCTTAGGGGGATTCGACAGGGAGGCAGCCCTGCAGACGGGGATCGAGGTGGCCGAAAAGGCGAAAGCCCACGGTGTGAAGACGATCGTGGATGCCACTCCCAACGACTGTGGCCGGAACCCCGAATTATTAAAGGAGATTTCCGAGCGGACGGGGGTGAACATCGTCTGTTCCACCGGGTACTACTACGAAGGCGAGGGAGCACCCAACTACTTTAAGTTCCGCAGTTTGCTGTCAGATGTGGAGCAGGAAATCTACGAGATGTTCATCAAGGAGATCACCGAGGGGATCGGTAAAACCGGCATCAAGGCTGGCGTGATCAAACTGGCCTCCAGCAAGAACGCCATCACAGATTACGAGAAGATGTTCTTCCGGGCAGCAGCCAAAGCGCAACGGGAGACAGGGGTACCCATCATCACCCACACCCAGGAAGGGACCATGGGACCGGAGCAAGCGGAGTACCTCGTTGCCGAAGGGGCGGATCCCAGCCGTATCCTCATCGGCCACATGGACGGGAACACCGATGTAAGCTACCACATCCGCGTGCTGCAGACGGGCTGTTCTGTCGGCTTTGACCGCATGGGCATCCAGGGATTTGTTGGGATGCCAATGGATTCAGAGAAGCTCGTTGTCCTGTTGGGGCTGATCAATGCAGGCTACGAGAAGCAGATTTTCCTTTCCCATGACACGGTGAACGTCTGGTTGGGCCGTCCCCCGGTCTGGCCGGAGCAGTTGGCAAAATTGATTGAAAATTGGAATATCACCCACGTATTTGACAACATCATTCCACAGCTGAAGGAAAAAGGGGTCACCGAGGAGCAGATCGATCAGATTATGGTAAAAAACCCGGCGCGGATGTTCGGCATCCACACCAAGGTGGAAGTATAGCCGAAACATTCTGCTCCTTTATCCATTCGGGGGCACCCTTTCTATACCAATGCAGAAAACGGAGGATAACCGATGCGATTAAAGGAAAAAGTGGCGATCGTCACCGGCGGGGCAAAGGGAATCGGTCGCGCTGCCGCCAAAGAGCTGGCCCGTGAGGGGACCAAGGTGGTCGTGGCGGATCTCGACCAGGCAAACGGGGAGCGGACGGTGGCCGAGATTGAAGCGGAAGGGGGAATTGCCCGCTTCTTCCAGACAGACATTTCTCAATATGACAGCGTTACGGCGTTGGTTGAGGATACTCTCCGCCATTTCGGCAAGTTGGACATCATGTTCAACAACGCCGGTATCGTCAACCGGCGTGCGTCCCTTTTGGATCTACCGGTGGAGGAATATCACCGTACAGTGGACGTCAATCAGCACGGGGTTTTCTATGGGATCAAAGCGGCGGGAAAGGCTATGAAGGAAAACGGGGGAGTCATTATCAACACCGCTTCCATTTACGGCTTTATCGCCGACCGTAAACATTTTCCCTACCATGCAAGCAAGAGCGCTGTCGTGATGATGACCAAAGTGGCTGCCCTGGAGCTGGCACCCTACAACATCCGCGTCGTAGCCATCGCTCCGGGACTGGTGGATACGGAGATTGTTCAGCCGTGGAAACAACGCTCCGAAGTTTGGCAGGCGGTGGAAAAAGCGCAAATGCGCGGAAGGGCGGCAAACCCTGTGGAAGTGGCCAAAGTGGTGGCTTTTCTCGCCAGTGATGACGCTTCCTTTGTCAACGGATCCGTCATGTTTGTGGATGACGGGGCGGCCGCCTTTAAACGCTGAAAACAGGAGGGATCCACATGTCTTCTCCTAACGCGGACAAACCCTGGCTTGCGTCTTATGCGCCTTACGTTCCTCAGGAGCTGCCTCTGCCGAAATTGAGTATGATCCGTTATTTCGAAGAGTCGGTGAAGCGGTATCCTGACCGGGCCGCCGTCCATTATTTCGATCACTCCATCTCCTATCAGGAGCTGGATGACATGGCGGAGGCCTTCGCCGTTCTCCTGGCGGAGAAGGGGGTGGGCAAAGGGGACCGGGTGGCTGTCTATATGCAGAACAACCCCCAGTTTCTCATCGCCCAGTACGGCACCTGGAAGCGCGGCGCGATCATGGTTCCTCTCAATCCGATGTTCAAGGAAAAGGAGCTGGAGTACCACTTAAACGACTCCGGCGCAAAGGTTCTGATCTGTCTGGAGTCCCTCTACGCAACGGTGGCCAAGGAAGTGTTGCCGATGACTAAGGTGGAACACGTGGTCACCACTAATGAGGCTGACCTGCTCCCGGAGGGAATGAAGGAGTCCGTCAGCCTTCTCAATGACTCTGATAAGCAGCGGTTTGCTGAAACCATCGATATGATGGAAGCGGTGCAAAAGAGGTTGAATCAGCAAGCCCCTCAGGAGGAGGTCACTCCAGAGGACATCGCCTACTTGGTGTACACCTCCGGCACCACGGGACTTCCTAAGGGGGCAAAAAGCCTGCATAAGAACATCGCTTTTAACGCTGAGGTATATCGCACCTGGATGCAGCTGGGGGACGAGGACTGCGTGTTGGGTGTGGCACCCCTGTTTCACATCACCGGCATCGTGGGCCATATTGCCGTGGCAACCCTTGCTGGAATTCCCCTGGTGCTGTTCCATCGTTTTGACGTTAAGGAGATGCTGCGGCTCGTCGAAAAGTGGCGGCCCACCTTCACTGTCGGCTCCATCACTGTCTACATCGCCCTGATGAACCATCCCGATGCTGAAAAGTGCGATCTCTCCTCTTTGAAAAAATGCTACAGCGGTGGTGCTCCCATCGCCCCCAGTATCACCGATCAGTTTATGGAGAAGTTTGGCATTTATATCCACAACATTTACGGACTCACGGAGAGCAACTCCCCCACCCACGCCGTGCCCTTCGGTGCTCGGGCGCCGGTAGATCCGGATAGCGGAGCCTTGTCGGTGGGCATTCCCGTCCCCAACTGCGAAGCGAAGCTAGTGGATCTAGCAGACCCCTCCAAGGAGGTCGCCCCCGGGGAGAAAGGAGAATTTGCCGTTCGAGGCCCGATGATCATCGCCGGTTACTGGAACAAGCCCAATGAGACGGAAAAAGCCTTCCACGACCGCTGGTTCCTCACCGGAGACGTGGTCAAGATGGATGAAAAGGGCTGGTTTTACGTTGTCGACCGGAAAAAGGACATGATTATCGTCTCCGGTTTCAAGGTGTGGCCTCGGGATGTGGAGGACGTCCTGTATCAGCATCCCGCTGTGAAGGAGGCGGCGGTGGTCGGCGTACCCCACCCGTACCGAGGGGAGACGGTAAGAGCTTATGTTTCTCTTAAGGAAGGGTTTGAGGTGACGGAAGAGGAGCTGATCCAATTCTGTAAGGAGCGGATGGCGGATTACAAGTACCCTCGGGAGATCCTCTTCCTGAAGGAATTGCCCAAGACGGCTACGGGCAAATTCCTTCGCCGGCAGCTCAGGGACCAGGCGAGGAAGGAAGCTTTGAAGCAGCAAAATGCGTAACAGGAGCTGAATACCATTGGCGAAAAAGATGCGTGTTTGGCTGAAAAAAGAAGAAATCGATGCCGCCAAGCTGACGGGGGCAACGGCTGTCGTCATGGATGTCCTCCTGGCGACAACGACGCTCCTTACCATCATCGAGGCTGGCGCCCGCAGGATCCTGCCGGCTGGCAGCCTGGAGGAGGCACGTCAGTTGGCGGATGAGCTAGTCTCCCCTCTTCTCCTAACTGGAGGAGAGGAGGGGGGCGTCATGGTCGATGGATTCGATTGTGGCCCTTTCCCCGATGAATATCCCGCGGAAAAAGTGAAAGGAAAAGATGTTGTCTTTCTCACCACTAACGGCACTCGGGCGATTCACCGGGCAAAAACGGCTGACGAGCTGTTGATCGCCTGCCTGCGCAACGCGCCGGCGGTGGCCCATTACCTGCAGGAAGTGGAGACGGAATACGTCTGGCTGATCTGTGCCGGCTCCCAGGAGCGAGTTTCCCTGGAGGATACCTTGTGCGCCGCCGTCATCTTGGCGGAGATGGACCTCACTGGATGGGATCTGGACGATGCCAGCTTGGTACTGCAGCAATTGGGCGTCAGCCACCGGGGAGACATCCCTTCCCTTTTGAGGAAGGGGCGAGTAGGCCGGTGGTTTGAACGAGAAGGGCTGACCCATGTCATTCGCTATACGGCAGAGGTAGGGGCCAGCAGTACCTTGGTCACCTTACAAGACGGGTTGCTTGTACCGCTACAGAACAAAGTGGATTGGAGGGAGGCACATGGAAAATAAGACAATTCCCGTTCGGGAAGGGGAAGAGTTTGACCAGGAAAAGGTGGCCCGTTTCTTAAGGGAACACATCGACGGCTTGGCGGATGTTCCCATGGAGGTGCGGCAGTATCCCACCGGAGCTTCCAACCTGACCTATTTCATCCGGATTGGGGAGTGGGAGGCGGTGCTGCGCCGCCCCCCCTTGGGCCCATTACCGCCTAAGGCTCACGACATGGAACGGGAGGCAATGCTCCTGGAGAAGCTCCATCCCGTTTTCCCTCTGGCACCGAAGCCCTATGTGATTTGCCGGGATCCTTCCGTCTTGGGTGCAGTCTTCTATGTCATGGAGAACAGACGGGGTGTCGTCATCGATGATGACTTCCCTCCAGGGGTGAAGCCGACACCGGATCTCTGCCGACGGATTTCCGAGGCGATGGTGGACACCTTGGTGAAGCTCCATGACATCGACTGGCGGGAAGCGGGGTTAGCTTCCATGGGCCGCCCCACGGGATTTTTAGAGCGGCAAGTAAAGGGATGGATCACACGGTATGACAAGGCAAAGACCGACGAGATCCCGGAAGTGGAGCCCCTCGTCCGCTGGCTATCTGAAAACGTACCTGAGAGCCCCGAGCCGACGGTAATCCACAACGATTACAAGCTGAACAACGTGATGTGGGATCCGGAGGATGTGGCCAAGCCTGTGGCGGTGCTGGATTGGGAGATGACCACCATCGGCGATCCCCTCTTTGACCTGGCTGTGGCTTTAGGTTACTGGGCACAGCCAGATGATCCCGAGGAGCTGATCCATGTACTGCCCACGGTGACGACCTACCCCGGCTTTATCTCCCGGGAGGAATTTATTGAGCGATACGCCCAAAAGAGCGGCCGCGACCTCTCTTCCATGCACTTTTACATGACCTTCGCCTATTTCAAATTGGCAGTAATCCTGCAGCAGATCTACGCCCGTTGGAAAAGGGGGCAGACGAAGGATGAGCGGTTTGCCTCCTTCGGAGAGCGGGTGCGCCATCTAATCAGACACGCTGATGGCTTGGTTCGGGCAGGAAAACTGTAGACCAGGAAATGCCAATCAGTGTAGGCCATAAAAAATAAGGCTGAAAGGAGTATGATCCATGTTTGAGACGATCCTTTTTGAGAAAGAGGATGCGCTGGCAACGATCACGCTAAACCGTCCCCAGGCGCTGAATGCCTTTGACGAGCAGATGCATGAAGAGGTCTATCAAGCGGTGAACTTGGCAGCCGAGGATGCCGATGTACGCTGTATCCTACTAATGGGGAGCGGCCGGGGGTTCAGCGCCGGCGCCGACATCAAAGTGATCAGGGAGGCAACCGGGGAAGTGGATCTCGGGGAGTATCTCAGGAAGACCTACAACCG
Above is a window of Polycladomyces subterraneus DNA encoding:
- a CDS encoding long-chain-fatty-acid--CoA ligase: MSSPNADKPWLASYAPYVPQELPLPKLSMIRYFEESVKRYPDRAAVHYFDHSISYQELDDMAEAFAVLLAEKGVGKGDRVAVYMQNNPQFLIAQYGTWKRGAIMVPLNPMFKEKELEYHLNDSGAKVLICLESLYATVAKEVLPMTKVEHVVTTNEADLLPEGMKESVSLLNDSDKQRFAETIDMMEAVQKRLNQQAPQEEVTPEDIAYLVYTSGTTGLPKGAKSLHKNIAFNAEVYRTWMQLGDEDCVLGVAPLFHITGIVGHIAVATLAGIPLVLFHRFDVKEMLRLVEKWRPTFTVGSITVYIALMNHPDAEKCDLSSLKKCYSGGAPIAPSITDQFMEKFGIYIHNIYGLTESNSPTHAVPFGARAPVDPDSGALSVGIPVPNCEAKLVDLADPSKEVAPGEKGEFAVRGPMIIAGYWNKPNETEKAFHDRWFLTGDVVKMDEKGWFYVVDRKKDMIIVSGFKVWPRDVEDVLYQHPAVKEAAVVGVPHPYRGETVRAYVSLKEGFEVTEEELIQFCKERMADYKYPREILFLKELPKTATGKFLRRQLRDQARKEALKQQNA
- a CDS encoding phosphotriesterase family protein is translated as MANVVNTVRGPIVAEELGKTLIHEHFVFGYPGFDGDVTLGGFDREAALQTGIEVAEKAKAHGVKTIVDATPNDCGRNPELLKEISERTGVNIVCSTGYYYEGEGAPNYFKFRSLLSDVEQEIYEMFIKEITEGIGKTGIKAGVIKLASSKNAITDYEKMFFRAAAKAQRETGVPIITHTQEGTMGPEQAEYLVAEGADPSRILIGHMDGNTDVSYHIRVLQTGCSVGFDRMGIQGFVGMPMDSEKLVVLLGLINAGYEKQIFLSHDTVNVWLGRPPVWPEQLAKLIENWNITHVFDNIIPQLKEKGVTEEQIDQIMVKNPARMFGIHTKVEV
- a CDS encoding phosphotransferase family protein, with protein sequence MENKTIPVREGEEFDQEKVARFLREHIDGLADVPMEVRQYPTGASNLTYFIRIGEWEAVLRRPPLGPLPPKAHDMEREAMLLEKLHPVFPLAPKPYVICRDPSVLGAVFYVMENRRGVVIDDDFPPGVKPTPDLCRRISEAMVDTLVKLHDIDWREAGLASMGRPTGFLERQVKGWITRYDKAKTDEIPEVEPLVRWLSENVPESPEPTVIHNDYKLNNVMWDPEDVAKPVAVLDWEMTTIGDPLFDLAVALGYWAQPDDPEELIHVLPTVTTYPGFISREEFIERYAQKSGRDLSSMHFYMTFAYFKLAVILQQIYARWKRGQTKDERFASFGERVRHLIRHADGLVRAGKL
- a CDS encoding SDR family NAD(P)-dependent oxidoreductase, which gives rise to MRLKEKVAIVTGGAKGIGRAAAKELAREGTKVVVADLDQANGERTVAEIEAEGGIARFFQTDISQYDSVTALVEDTLRHFGKLDIMFNNAGIVNRRASLLDLPVEEYHRTVDVNQHGVFYGIKAAGKAMKENGGVIINTASIYGFIADRKHFPYHASKSAVVMMTKVAALELAPYNIRVVAIAPGLVDTEIVQPWKQRSEVWQAVEKAQMRGRAANPVEVAKVVAFLASDDASFVNGSVMFVDDGAAAFKR
- a CDS encoding 2-phosphosulfolactate phosphatase, with amino-acid sequence MAKKMRVWLKKEEIDAAKLTGATAVVMDVLLATTTLLTIIEAGARRILPAGSLEEARQLADELVSPLLLTGGEEGGVMVDGFDCGPFPDEYPAEKVKGKDVVFLTTNGTRAIHRAKTADELLIACLRNAPAVAHYLQEVETEYVWLICAGSQERVSLEDTLCAAVILAEMDLTGWDLDDASLVLQQLGVSHRGDIPSLLRKGRVGRWFEREGLTHVIRYTAEVGASSTLVTLQDGLLVPLQNKVDWREAHGK